In Candidatus Kaistella beijingensis, a genomic segment contains:
- the purD gene encoding phosphoribosylamine--glycine ligase: MRILIVGNGGRESALAMKLKDDSRITKMFFAKGTATTDKLGQNVYEETVEGLRNFAIKERIDLTIVGPEAPLVEGIVDEFKKHDLKIFGPRKRAAELEGSKAFSKKFMQTNNIKTAKAVVFDAYQDAIDYVRTQKFPLVIKASGLAGGKGVVIADNLVEAESTIHRFMIDRIYGDAGIQLVIEEYLKGFETSIIAFSNGSKLFPCIPVKDYKKAGSGDKGPNTGGMGSVAPCPDFTEENYRDFEANILTPTLAGLHANNINFKGFIFFGLMVTNDGTYLLEYNMRLGDPETQVILPLLENNLLDVINDCLDGKDVELKFSDKKAVCLVMCSGGYPAKIQTGFEIKNLEKAHSQVLFAGARNSGNKVLTTGGRVLCLVATADSYEEARKTVYADAKTINFDYEYYRDDIGKF, from the coding sequence ATGAGAATATTAATTGTAGGAAACGGCGGAAGAGAATCTGCTCTCGCTATGAAGCTGAAAGACGACAGCAGAATTACCAAAATGTTTTTCGCAAAAGGAACTGCGACCACCGATAAATTAGGACAAAATGTGTACGAGGAAACCGTGGAAGGTTTGCGAAACTTCGCCATCAAAGAAAGAATAGATTTAACGATTGTAGGTCCGGAAGCTCCTTTAGTGGAAGGTATTGTAGATGAATTCAAAAAACACGACCTCAAGATTTTCGGTCCTAGAAAAAGAGCAGCGGAATTGGAAGGAAGCAAGGCTTTTTCTAAAAAATTCATGCAGACCAACAATATCAAAACAGCAAAAGCGGTAGTTTTTGATGCGTACCAAGACGCAATCGATTATGTGAGAACACAGAAATTCCCTTTGGTCATCAAAGCGAGCGGACTTGCAGGCGGAAAAGGAGTGGTGATTGCAGATAATTTGGTGGAAGCAGAATCCACGATTCACCGTTTTATGATTGACCGAATTTATGGCGACGCGGGAATTCAGTTGGTGATTGAAGAATATTTAAAAGGTTTTGAAACTTCCATCATTGCATTTTCCAACGGTTCCAAACTTTTCCCATGTATTCCCGTGAAGGATTACAAAAAAGCAGGAAGCGGCGACAAAGGTCCAAACACCGGCGGAATGGGAAGTGTAGCTCCTTGTCCGGATTTTACGGAAGAAAATTATAGAGATTTTGAAGCCAATATTTTAACGCCAACTTTGGCGGGACTTCATGCGAACAATATCAATTTCAAAGGCTTCATTTTCTTCGGATTGATGGTTACCAACGACGGAACTTATTTGCTGGAATACAACATGAGATTGGGCGATCCGGAAACACAGGTAATCCTTCCTTTGCTGGAAAACAACTTGCTCGACGTAATTAACGATTGTCTCGACGGGAAAGATGTAGAATTAAAATTCAGCGACAAAAAAGCGGTTTGTTTGGTGATGTGTTCAGGAGGTTATCCTGCAAAAATCCAAACAGGTTTTGAAATAAAAAATCTTGAAAAAGCGCACAGCCAGGTACTTTTTGCAGGTGCAAGAAATTCCGGCAACAAAGTTCTTACGACAGGCGGTAGAGTTTTGTGTCTGGTCGCGACCGCCGATTCTTATGAAGAAGCGAGAAAAACCGTTTACGCAGATGCGAAAACAATCAATTTCGATTACGAATATTACAGAGACGACATCGGAAAATTCTAG
- the purH gene encoding bifunctional phosphoribosylaminoimidazolecarboxamide formyltransferase/IMP cyclohydrolase, with amino-acid sequence MSKKRALISVSDKSGLIDFAKFLEESNYELISTGGTFKHLKEAGLSPIQIDEVTNFPEMLDGRVKTLHPKVHGGLLAVRDNEEHMKTVQEHEIGLIDMVIVNLYPFFENVNKNISLDEKVEFIDIGGPSMLRSAAKNFNSVTVITDVEDYSKIQNEISETGDSTLETRKKLAGKVFNLTSAYDAAISKMLLDEDYPQYLNASYKKVSDLRYGENPHQTAAYYVSTFENGAMKDFEILGGKELSFNNLRDMDLCWKVVNEFKNEMACCAVKHSTPCGVAIGNSPLETYRKTFECDPISIFGGIIAMNFKVDAATAEELNKTFLEIVMASDFDEAALEILRKKKNLRIIKIKNPVSDQQTWVKIDGGILVQDNDNQFSEEIKTVTEIQPTEEQKKALLFAQRVVKYVKSNAIVVSNGTQALGIGGGQVNRIWATEQAVNRAKEIDGGDSPSLLRQKFSGDLVLASDAFFPFRDVVDFCAKEGIKAIIQPGGSVKDQDSIEAANEHKIPMMLTGMRHFLH; translated from the coding sequence ATGTCAAAGAAAAGAGCATTAATCAGTGTTTCCGATAAATCTGGACTCATTGATTTCGCAAAATTTTTAGAAGAAAGCAATTACGAACTCATTTCCACAGGCGGAACTTTTAAACATCTGAAAGAAGCAGGATTAAGCCCAATTCAAATTGATGAGGTCACCAATTTTCCTGAAATGTTGGACGGTCGTGTGAAAACGTTGCACCCAAAAGTTCACGGCGGACTTCTTGCAGTTCGCGATAACGAAGAACACATGAAAACCGTTCAAGAACACGAAATAGGTTTGATTGATATGGTTATCGTCAATCTTTATCCATTTTTTGAAAATGTGAATAAAAATATTTCTCTGGATGAAAAAGTAGAGTTCATCGATATTGGCGGACCTTCGATGTTGCGTTCTGCCGCGAAAAATTTCAATTCGGTTACGGTGATTACAGATGTAGAAGATTATTCTAAAATTCAAAATGAAATTTCAGAAACGGGAGATTCCACTTTAGAAACAAGGAAAAAGTTGGCTGGAAAAGTGTTCAACTTAACTTCTGCGTACGATGCCGCGATTTCAAAAATGCTGTTGGATGAAGATTACCCACAATACTTAAATGCTTCCTACAAAAAAGTTTCTGATTTACGTTATGGCGAAAACCCGCATCAAACCGCTGCATATTACGTTTCCACGTTTGAAAACGGCGCGATGAAAGATTTTGAAATTTTAGGCGGAAAAGAACTATCGTTCAACAATCTTCGCGATATGGATTTATGTTGGAAAGTCGTCAACGAATTCAAAAATGAAATGGCGTGTTGCGCAGTAAAACATTCTACTCCATGCGGCGTTGCGATCGGAAATTCTCCTTTAGAAACTTACAGGAAAACTTTTGAATGCGACCCAATTTCCATTTTTGGTGGAATTATCGCGATGAATTTTAAAGTCGATGCCGCAACCGCCGAAGAACTCAACAAAACATTCCTCGAAATTGTAATGGCAAGCGATTTTGATGAAGCCGCCCTGGAAATTTTAAGAAAGAAAAAGAATTTAAGAATCATCAAAATCAAAAATCCAGTTTCCGACCAACAAACCTGGGTAAAAATTGATGGCGGAATTTTGGTTCAGGACAATGACAATCAATTCTCTGAGGAAATCAAAACCGTCACGGAAATTCAGCCAACCGAAGAACAGAAAAAAGCATTATTGTTCGCTCAAAGAGTGGTGAAATATGTTAAATCCAACGCCATCGTAGTTTCAAACGGAACTCAGGCTTTAGGAATCGGCGGTGGACAAGTCAACAGAATTTGGGCAACAGAACAGGCAGTAAATCGAGCAAAAGAAATCGACGGAGGAGATTCGCCGAGTTTATTGAGGCAAAAGTTTTCTGGAGATTTAGTTTTAGCTTCCGATGCGTTTTTCCCGTTCCGCGATGTGGTTGATTTTTGTGCAAAAGAAGGAATCAAAGCCATCATTCAACCCGGTGGAAGCGTAAAAGACCAAGATTCCATCGAAGCCGCAAACGAACACAAAATACCAATGATGTTGACGGGAATGAGACATTTTCTGCATTAA